From Aedes albopictus strain Foshan chromosome 1, AalbF5, whole genome shotgun sequence, one genomic window encodes:
- the LOC134291471 gene encoding uncharacterized protein LOC134291471, translated as MHLVREVAEKYGSHTADVLQRFQRTSIKLAKSSNHIKFLLNCRKCKVIPVCLNYKVHVNLENEESYRQMEKVLTKQKIRLISELIADGKRTVARTKKAKTDLRNTLERLLEREDFVRAKKMVEDKTVRVYATTKDKEIKKLECLKRKRVAELSYEAEWVENTTEAAIPDYLERTLMLGPNYNVPNRGNFPYIETVAEIDRAIKNKDNVEEIRAEVATAMSNFINYNNQPRHHQQEWIAKDVGRSRKFLKEHPNILLTKADKGNKTVILSSEEYEEKMEGMLQDAETYEKIRFDPTARIARKIKSILDGWKDRRYIDSRTHRRLNVSNCHPPRIYGLPKIHKQGRPLRPVVSTIGSTTYKLAQYLSDILGKIVGKTEAHVVNSFTFASEVSGTQISEDETMFSLDVTSLYTNVPVDYAFRVTSASRWAPPLSPVVANLVMERLEQESMRKLENKQITMKVYRRYVDDCFCIAKHEHIETIVETFNEFHEKLQFTVEREENRKLKFLDMTLHKQNGKIVKVWTPKQANGRYLDFNSESPFQHKRNTAIALIDRAIKLTDAEERHNTININRSTLQQPTRKGGEKGDKVRVNAVYPGLSEKLSKLLNKHGISLAYQTRDKIKNTVFSRLKDPIPKQKTKNVVYAVPCGTNDGKVYVGQTGRMLETRINEHRTNIRKKEAKTGLTQHHIDEGHNFNFNKTEILEKIENQASRTIAEAFHIKLLGEARTVNMQRECGGSTRLTTA; from the exons ATGCATCTTGTGAGAGAAGTAGCAGAAAAGTATGGCAGCCATACAGCAGATGTGCTGCAGCGGTTTCAAAGAACATCAATCAAGCTAGCGAAATCTAGCAACCACATCAAGTTCCTACTGAATTGCCGGAAATGCAAGGTTATACCAGTGTGCCTAAACTACAAGGTGCACGTCAACCTGGAAAATGAAGAATCGTACCGACAAATGGAGAAAGTGTTAACCAAGCAAAAAATCCGATTAATCAGTGAGTTGATAGCCGATGGCAAGAGAACGGTAGCAAGAACAAAGAAAGCAAAAACCGATCTTAGAAACACTCTGGAGCGACTGTTAGAGCGAGAGGACTTCGTGCGCGCTAAGAAAATGGTGGAAGACAAAACTGTGAGAGTTTACGCGACCACGAAGGATAAAGAAATCAAGAAACTTGAGTGCCTTAAGAGAAAGAGAGTCGCGGAACTGAGCTACGAGGCGGAATGGGTGGAAAACACGACTGAAGCAGCGATACCAGACTACCTGGAACGAACATTGATGCTTGGGCCGAACTACAACGTACCGAACCGAGGAAATTTTCCATACATCGAGACAGTTGCCGAAATCGACAGAGCAATCAAGAACAAAGACAACGTTGAGGAAATCCGAGCGGAGGTAGCAACTGCGATGTCCAACTTCATCAACTACAACAACCAACCCCGCCATCACCAACAAGAATGGATCGCGAAAGATGTAGGAAGAAgcagaaaatttctcaaagaacatCCGAACATACTACTGACCAAGGCTGACAAGGGCAACAAGACAGTGATATTGTCGTCGGAGGAATACGAAGAAAAAATGGAAGGCATGCTTCAAGATGCCGAGACCTACGAGAAAATTCGCTTCGACCCAACAGCAAGGATCGCGAGAAAGATTAAGTCGATTTTGGATGGATGGAAAGATAGACGGTACATCGACAGCCGGACACACAGAAGGTTGAATGTGTCCAACTGCCACCCCCCTCGTATATACGGACTACCTAAAATCCACAAACAAGGTAGACCGTTGCGCCCGGTGGTATCGACCATTGGGTCCACAACATACAAACTAGCCCAATATCTATCAGACATCCTTgggaaaattgttggaaaaactgAAGCTCATGTCGTCAACAGCTTCACTTTCGCCTCCGAGGTATCAGGGACACAGATCAGTGAGGATGAAACAATGTTCTCGCTTGACGTCACATCGCTGTATACCAACGTGCCGGTAGACTACGCGTTTAGAGT AACTTCGGCGTCCCGATGGGCTCCCCCACTTTCACCAGTCGTTGCAAACCTGGTTATGGAGCGCCTAGAACAGGAAAGCATGAGGAAGCTGGAGAACAAACAAATAACGATGAAAGTATACCGACGCTACGTAGATGATTGCTTCTGTATCGCCAAACACGAACACATTGAAACAATAGTAGAAACTTTCaatgaatttcatgaaaaattgcaATTCACGGTTGAAAGGGAGGAGAACCGGAAACTCAAATTCCTGGACATGACACTGCACAAGCAGAATGGAAAAATCGTGAAAGTGTGGACGCCGAAACAAGCCAATGGAAGGTACTTGGACTTCAACTCGGAAAGCCCGTTCCAACATAAGCGCAATACGGCAATAGCGCTAATAGACAGAGCAATCAAATTAACGGATGCAGAGGAAAGACACAACACGATTAACATA AACAGATCGACACTACAACAGCCTACAAGAAAGGGAGGAGAAAAAGGAGACAAAGTACGTGTCAACGCCGTATATCCGGGTCTAAGCGAGAAGTTGTCAAAGCTTCTCAACAAACACGGCATAAGTTTGGCATACCAGACCCgagacaaaataaaaaataccgtCTTCAGCCGACTAAAGGATCCCATCCCGAAACAAAAAACGAAAAATGTTGTGTATGCCGTCCCTTGCGGCACAAATGACGGAAAGGTCTACGTGGGACAAACCGGAAGAATGCTCGAAACCAGAATCAACGAACACAGGACGAACATAAGGAAAAAGGAAGCCAAGACGGGATTAACGCAACACCATATCGACGAAGGACACAATTTCAATTTCAACAAAACGgagattttggaaaaaatcgaaaaccaggcGAGCAGAACGATAGCAGAGGCCTTCCACATCAAGCTGCTAGGCGAAGCACGAACAGTGAACATGCAGCGCGAATGTGGAGGATCGACTCGGCTTACAACGGCCTAG
- the LOC134291477 gene encoding uncharacterized protein LOC134291477 yields MRKLENKQITMKVYRRYVDDCFCIAKHEHIETIVETFNEFHEKLQFTVEREENRKLKFLDMTLHKQNGKIVKVWTPKQANGRYLDFNSESPFQHKRNTAIALIDRAIKLTDAEERHNTINIVKQILRKNHYPTWFVAKMLKYRTDRHYNSLQEREEKKETKYVSTPYIPGLSEKLSKLLNKHGISLAYQTRDKIKNTVFSRLKDPIPKQKTKNVVYAVPCGTNDGKVYVGQTGRMLETRINEHRTNIRKKEAKTGLTQHHIDEGHNFNFNKTEILEKIENQASRTIAEAFHIKLLGEARTVNMQRECGGIDSAYNGLVCKLRSRTIRTHQQQTNDPENDQHEVAEHNT; encoded by the coding sequence ATGAGGAAGCTGGAGAACAAACAAATAACGATGAAAGTATACCGACGCTACGTAGATGATTGCTTCTGTATCGCCAAACACGAACACATTGAAACAATAGTAGAAACTTTCaatgaatttcatgaaaaattgcaATTCACGGTTGAAAGGGAGGAGAACCGGAAACTCAAATTCCTGGACATGACACTGCACAAGCAGAATGGAAAAATCGTGAAAGTGTGGACGCCGAAACAAGCCAATGGAAGGTACTTGGACTTCAACTCGGAAAGCCCGTTCCAACATAAGCGCAATACGGCAATAGCGCTAATAGACAGAGCAATCAAATTAACGGATGCAGAGGAAAGACACAACACGATTAACATAGTAAAACAAATTCTCCGGAAGAACCACTACCCAACTTGGTTTGTTGCGAAAATGCTAAAATACAGAACAGATCGACACTACAACAGCCTACAAGAAAGGGAGGAGAAAAAGGAGACAAAGTACGTGTCAACGCCGTATATCCCGGGTCTAAGCGAGAAGTTGTCAAAGCTTCTCAACAAACACGGCATAAGTTTGGCATACCAGACCCGAGACAAaataaaaaacaccgtcttcagccgACTAAAGGATCCCATCCCGAAACAAAAAACGAAAAATGTTGTGTATGCCGTCCCTTGCGGCACAAATGACGGAAAGGTCTACGTGGGACAAACCGGAAGAATGCTCGAAACCAGAATCAACGAACACAGGACGAACATAAGGAAAAAGGAAGCCAAGACGGGATTAACGCAACACCATATCGACGAAGGACACAATTTCAATTTCAACAAAACGgagattttggaaaaaatcgaaaaccaggcGAGCAGAACGATAGCAGAGGCCTTCCACATCAAGCTGCTAGGCGAAGCACGAACAGTGAACATGCAGCGCGAATGTGGAGGGATCGACTCGGCTTACAACGGCCTAGTGTGCAAACTTCGGAGCCGAACCATACGCACACACCAACAACAAACGAACGACCCCGAAAACGATCAACACGAAGTAGCAGAACACAACACATAG
- the LOC134291481 gene encoding uncharacterized protein LOC134291481: MHLVREVAEKYGSHTADVLQRFQRTSIKLAKSSNHIKFLLNCRKCKVIPVCLNYKVHVNLENEESYRQMEKVLTKQKIRLISELIADGKRTVARTKKAKTDLRNTLERLLEREDFVRAKKMVEDKTVRVYATTKDKEIKKLECLKRKRVAELSYEAEWVENTTEAAIPDYLERTLMLGPNYNVPNRGNFPYIETVAEIDRAIKNKDNVEEIRAEVATAMSNFINYNNQPRHHQQEWIAKDVGRSRKFLKEHPNILLTKADKGNKTVILSSEEYEEKMEGMLQDAETYEKIRFDPTARIARKIKSILDGWKDRRYIDSRTPPRIYGLPKIHKQGRPLRPVVSTIGSTTYKLAQYLSDILGKIVGKTEAHVVNSFTFASEVSGTQISEDETMFSLDVTSLYTNVPVDYALECIDRRWEEIEDHTPIDKSSFVAAVKLVLESTFFAYRGTFYKQNFGVPMGSPLSPVVANLVMERLEQESMRKLENKQITMKVYRRYVDDCFCIAKHEHIETIVETFNEFHEKLQFTVEREENRKLKFLDMTLHKQNGKIVKVWTPKQANGRYLDFNSESPFQHKRNTAIALIDRAIKLTDAEERHNTINIVKQILRKNHYPTWFVAKMLKYRTDRHYNSLQEREEKKETKYVSTPYIPGLSEKLSKLLNKHGISLAYQTRDKIKNTVFSRLKDPIPKQKTKNVVYAVPCGTNDGKVYVGQTGRMLETRINEHRTNIRKKEAKTGLTQHHIDEGHNFNFNKTEILEKIENQASRTIAEAFHIKLLGEARTVNMQRECGGIDSAYNGLVCKLRSRTIRTHQQQTNDPENDQHEVAEHNT; encoded by the coding sequence ATGCATCTTGTGAGAGAAGTAGCAGAAAAGTATGGCAGCCATACAGCAGATGTGCTGCAGCGGTTTCAAAGAACATCAATCAAGCTAGCGAAATCTAGCAACCACATCAAGTTCCTACTGAATTGCCGGAAATGCAAGGTTATACCAGTGTGCCTAAACTACAAGGTGCACGTCAACCTGGAAAATGAAGAATCGTACCGACAAATGGAGAAAGTGTTAACCAAGCAAAAAATCCGATTAATCAGTGAGTTGATAGCCGATGGCAAGAGAACGGTAGCAAGAACAAAGAAAGCAAAAACCGATCTTAGAAACACTCTGGAGCGACTGTTAGAGCGAGAGGACTTCGTGCGCGCTAAGAAAATGGTGGAAGACAAAACTGTGAGAGTTTACGCGACCACGAAGGATAAAGAAATCAAGAAACTTGAGTGCCTTAAGAGAAAGAGAGTCGCGGAACTGAGCTACGAGGCGGAATGGGTGGAAAACACGACTGAAGCAGCGATACCAGACTACCTGGAACGAACATTGATGCTTGGGCCGAACTACAACGTACCGAACCGAGGAAATTTTCCATACATCGAGACAGTTGCCGAAATCGACAGAGCAATCAAGAACAAAGACAACGTTGAGGAAATCCGAGCGGAGGTAGCAACTGCGATGTCCAACTTCATCAACTACAACAACCAACCCCGCCATCACCAACAAGAATGGATCGCGAAAGATGTAGGAAGAAgcagaaaatttctcaaagaacatCCGAACATACTACTGACCAAGGCTGACAAGGGCAACAAGACAGTGATATTGTCGTCGGAGGAATACGAAGAAAAAATGGAAGGCATGCTTCAAGATGCCGAGACCTACGAGAAAATTCGCTTCGACCCAACAGCAAGGATCGCGAGAAAGATTAAGTCGATTTTGGATGGATGGAAAGATAGACGGTACATCGACAGCCGGACCCCCCCTCGTATATACGGACTACCTAAAATCCACAAACAAGGTAGACCGTTGCGCCCGGTGGTATCGACCATTGGGTCCACAACATACAAACTAGCCCAATATCTATCAGACATCCTTgggaaaattgttggaaaaactgAAGCTCATGTCGTCAACAGCTTCACTTTCGCCTCCGAGGTATCAGGGACACAGATCAGTGAGGATGAAACAATGTTCTCGCTTGACGTCACATCGCTGTATACCAACGTGCCGGTAGACTACGCGTTAGAGTGTATAGACCGACGATGGGAAGAGATAGAAGATCACACACCAATCGACAAGAGCAGCTTCGTCGCGGCGGTTAAGCTGGTGCTGGAATCCACTTTCTTCGCATACAGAGGAACATTCTACAAACAGAACTTCGGCGTCCCGATGGGCTCCCCACTTTCACCAGTCGTTGCAAACCTGGTTATGGAGCGCCTAGAACAGGAAAGCATGAGGAAGCTGGAGAACAAACAAATAACGATGAAAGTATACCGACGCTACGTAGATGATTGCTTCTGTATCGCCAAACACGAACACATTGAAACAATAGTAGAAACTTTCaatgaatttcatgaaaaattgcaATTCACGGTTGAAAGGGAGGAGAACCGGAAACTCAAATTCCTGGACATGACACTGCACAAGCAGAATGGAAAAATCGTGAAAGTGTGGACGCCGAAACAAGCCAATGGAAGGTACTTGGACTTCAACTCGGAAAGCCCGTTCCAACATAAGCGCAATACGGCAATAGCGCTAATAGACAGAGCAATCAAATTAACGGATGCAGAGGAAAGACACAACACGATTAACATAGTAAAACAAATTCTCCGGAAGAACCACTACCCAACTTGGTTTGTTGCGAAAATGCTAAAATACAGAACAGATCGACACTACAACAGCCTACAAGAAAGGGAGGAGAAAAAGGAGACAAAGTACGTGTCAACGCCGTATATCCCGGGTCTAAGCGAGAAGTTGTCAAAGCTTCTCAACAAACACGGCATAAGTTTGGCATACCAGACCCGAGACAAaataaaaaacaccgtcttcagccgACTAAAGGATCCCATCCCGAAACAAAAAACGAAAAATGTTGTGTATGCCGTCCCTTGCGGCACAAATGACGGAAAGGTCTACGTGGGACAAACCGGAAGAATGCTCGAAACCAGAATCAACGAACACAGGACGAACATAAGGAAAAAGGAAGCCAAGACGGGATTAACGCAACACCATATCGACGAAGGACACAATTTCAATTTCAACAAAACGgagattttggaaaaaatcgaaaaccaggcGAGCAGAACGATAGCAGAGGCCTTCCACATCAAGCTGCTAGGCGAAGCACGAACAGTGAACATGCAGCGCGAATGTGGAGGGATCGACTCGGCTTACAACGGCCTAGTGTGCAAACTTCGGAGCCGAACCATACGCACACACCAACAACAAACGAACGACCCCGAAAACGATCAACACGAAGTAGCAGAACACAACACATAG